In one Sphingobium sp. MI1205 genomic region, the following are encoded:
- the lepB gene encoding signal peptidase I has product MSAKSETRDFIWFLAKLAVFVFILRSFIVSPFNIPSESMQPRLLIGDYLLVAKWPYGYSRYSLPFNLPLIPGRILASTPQRGDVVVFKAPPSQKNDYIKRVIGLPGDMISVRGGTVYLNGQAIPKQKVADLVIPVTPNMLDAAAKEGSPSPCYRTEFEEDAPGGGRQCRYPQYRETLPGGKSYNVLDLVPDGAADDRDTMLVPEGHLFMMGDNRDRSADSRFPAVEGGGIGLVPEENLVGKAMISVFSTDGSANWLLPWTWFTAARWNRIGEGF; this is encoded by the coding sequence ATGAGCGCAAAATCCGAAACGCGGGACTTCATCTGGTTTCTCGCAAAGCTGGCGGTCTTCGTCTTTATTTTGCGAAGCTTCATCGTGTCCCCGTTCAATATTCCGTCTGAATCGATGCAGCCGCGCCTGCTGATCGGGGACTATCTGCTGGTTGCGAAATGGCCCTATGGCTATTCGCGCTACTCGCTGCCCTTCAACCTGCCGCTCATTCCGGGCCGTATCCTGGCATCGACGCCGCAACGCGGCGACGTCGTGGTGTTCAAAGCGCCGCCGAGCCAGAAGAATGACTACATCAAACGCGTTATCGGCCTGCCCGGTGACATGATCTCTGTTCGCGGTGGCACCGTGTATCTGAACGGCCAGGCAATCCCCAAACAAAAGGTCGCCGACCTGGTCATCCCGGTCACGCCCAACATGCTGGATGCCGCCGCGAAGGAAGGCAGCCCTTCCCCCTGCTACCGCACTGAATTTGAGGAAGATGCGCCCGGCGGTGGCCGTCAGTGCCGCTATCCGCAATATCGGGAAACCCTTCCGGGCGGCAAAAGCTACAATGTCCTCGACCTCGTGCCCGACGGCGCAGCCGATGACCGCGACACGATGCTGGTGCCCGAAGGTCATCTTTTCATGATGGGCGACAATCGCGACCGCAGCGCCGACAGCCGCTTCCCCGCCGTCGAAGGCGGCGGCATTGGCCTCGTGCCCGAAGAAAATCTGGTGGGCAAGGCGATGATCTCGGTATTCTCGACCGATGGCAGCGCAAACTGGCTGCTGCCCTGGACATGGTTCACCGCCGCGCGCTGGAACCGCATCGGGGAAGGCTTTTGA
- the rnc gene encoding ribonuclease III, producing the protein MVHRRALEPHRGRLLTKPDTSGWLAGLIGRAPKDSAPFHQALTHGSANAANYERLEFLGDRVLGLIMAEWVYERFAGEPEGKLSRRFNALVSGETCAEIARSAGVPTHVILGKQARDDGATDSDNVLGDVMEALIGALYLEAGLDEARALVRRLWDSRVDTQESAPKHPKSTLQEWAAANRRKPPEYVLTDRSGPHHALRFTVTVSIKGAGEASASGGSKQEAETAAAKALLDKLDS; encoded by the coding sequence ATGGTTCACCGCCGCGCGCTGGAACCGCATCGGGGAAGGCTTTTGACGAAGCCCGACACATCTGGCTGGCTCGCCGGATTGATCGGGCGCGCGCCGAAGGACTCTGCGCCCTTCCATCAGGCGCTGACCCATGGCAGCGCAAATGCCGCCAATTATGAACGGCTCGAATTTCTGGGTGACCGTGTCCTCGGGCTGATTATGGCCGAGTGGGTCTATGAACGCTTCGCCGGAGAACCGGAAGGCAAGCTTTCCCGCCGCTTCAATGCGCTGGTTTCGGGCGAGACCTGCGCCGAAATAGCGCGCTCGGCGGGCGTTCCGACACATGTCATCCTTGGCAAGCAGGCCCGCGACGATGGCGCAACTGACAGCGATAATGTGCTGGGCGACGTCATGGAGGCGCTGATCGGCGCACTTTATCTGGAAGCCGGGCTGGACGAGGCACGCGCCCTCGTCCGACGACTATGGGACAGCCGCGTCGATACGCAGGAAAGCGCACCCAAGCATCCCAAATCGACTCTGCAGGAATGGGCGGCGGCCAACCGTCGCAAGCCTCCCGAATATGTACTGACGGACCGTTCCGGCCCCCACCACGCATTGCGCTTCACGGTGACGGTATCGATCAAGGGTGCCGGGGAAGCGAGTGCATCGGGCGGGTCAAAGCAGGAAGCTGAAACGGCGGCGGCCAAGGCGCTGCTGGACAAGCTGGACAGCTGA
- the era gene encoding GTPase Era: protein MTIDPESQRCGVVAIVGAPNAGKSTLVNALVGQKVAITSPKAQTTRTRVMGVAIEGDTQMVLVDTPGIFAPKRRLDRAMVQAAWGGAQGADLIALIVDGKAGLGPKMEPIISALASRPEKKWLVLNKVDIAIKEKLLVHTERLYERLDIAETFFVSAATGDGLPELKTAFAHAMPEGPWHFPEDQVSDATDRMLAAEITREQLYHQLHAELPYATAVDTEQYKEREDGSVEIHQQILVGRPTQRAIVLGKGGQRLKEIGSKARAELASLLGVKVHLYLHVKVKEDWEDDRFIYRDIGLDWVE from the coding sequence TTGACGATTGATCCTGAATCCCAACGCTGTGGCGTCGTCGCCATCGTCGGCGCGCCCAATGCGGGCAAGTCGACCCTGGTAAATGCGCTTGTCGGCCAAAAGGTAGCCATTACCAGTCCCAAGGCGCAGACCACCCGCACCCGGGTCATGGGCGTGGCGATCGAGGGCGACACGCAGATGGTGTTGGTCGACACCCCCGGCATCTTCGCGCCCAAACGGCGGCTGGACCGCGCGATGGTGCAGGCAGCTTGGGGCGGCGCGCAGGGCGCGGACCTGATCGCGCTGATCGTCGATGGAAAGGCTGGCCTGGGCCCGAAGATGGAGCCAATCATCTCCGCACTGGCGTCCCGCCCGGAGAAGAAATGGCTGGTCCTCAACAAGGTCGATATCGCCATCAAGGAAAAGCTGCTGGTCCATACCGAGCGGCTTTATGAGCGACTGGACATTGCCGAGACCTTCTTCGTCAGCGCCGCGACCGGCGACGGCCTGCCCGAACTCAAGACCGCCTTCGCCCACGCCATGCCGGAAGGTCCGTGGCATTTTCCCGAGGATCAGGTTTCCGATGCCACCGACCGGATGCTGGCGGCCGAAATCACGCGCGAACAGCTTTATCATCAGCTACACGCCGAACTGCCCTACGCCACCGCCGTCGATACCGAACAATATAAGGAACGTGAGGACGGATCTGTGGAAATCCACCAGCAGATTCTCGTCGGCCGTCCAACCCAGCGTGCGATCGTGCTGGGCAAGGGCGGGCAGCGCCTTAAGGAAATCGGTTCAAAGGCGCGCGCTGAACTGGCGAGCCTGCTCGGCGTAAAGGTCCATCTCTACCTCCACGTGAAGGTGAAGGAAGATTGGGAGGATGATCGGTTCATCTACCGCGATATCGGCCTGGACTGGGTGGAGTAG
- the topA gene encoding type I DNA topoisomerase: MQLVIVESPAKAKTIEKYLGGDFHVLASYGHIRDLPAKDGSVDPDNGFAMSWENYGDKGKQLKAIADEAKKATRLILATDPDREGEAISWHVQEVLRAKKALPQTVDRVTFNAITKAAVLEAMAKPRSLDEDLIDAYRARRALDYLVGFTLSPVLWRKLPGAKSAGRVQSVALRLVVEREREIESFVPQEYWSVTAEMEQGGQGFTARLIRWKGEKIERLTIGKEGDAMAAKADVEAGRFTVEKVETKPVSRNPPPPFTTSTLQQEAARKLGFSASHTMRVAQQLYEDGAITYMRTDGVQMDGSAISAARKAIAERYDGGYLPEKPRQYQTKAKNAQEAHEAIRPTEFSRDKVGSGDHARLYDLIFKRALASQMASARLERTTVDLVDGTGQHALRATGQVVIFAGFLALYEEGRDDAEDDDSKLLPRMSAGDAPAKKKVMAEQHFTQPPPRYSEASLVKKLEELGIGRPSTYASTLQVLKDRDYVRIEKNRFFAEESGRLVTAFLERFFERYVSYDFTAGLEDELDEISGGRAQWQAVLEAFWRDFKPKTAEVMEQKPSDITAELDKFLEPMLFPPKADGSNPRACPLCGDGQLSLRGGRFGAFIACSNYPECKFTRKFGQPGVKDGEDTGPEVLGQHPETGLDITKKSGRFGPYIEMGEGKEAKRGSIPKDLPDGELTLDWAVKLLSLPREVGLHPETGKPIVANIGRFGPYLLHDGKYGRLSSTAEIFEVGMNSAVVKLAEAANKGPRGGASREPLKVLGQHPRTEAEIKLMAGRYGPYVTDGTTNATLPKTIEQDALTLEEAAQLIDARAAAAPAKKGKKAPAKKAAAKKPAAKAAKKAPAKKKAAAE; this comes from the coding sequence ATGCAGCTTGTCATCGTTGAATCGCCGGCAAAGGCGAAGACCATCGAGAAATATCTGGGTGGGGATTTCCACGTTCTTGCCAGCTATGGTCACATCCGCGACCTGCCGGCCAAGGACGGTTCAGTGGACCCCGACAATGGCTTTGCCATGAGCTGGGAGAATTATGGCGACAAGGGCAAGCAGCTCAAGGCCATCGCGGATGAGGCCAAGAAGGCCACGCGCCTGATCCTGGCGACTGACCCTGATCGCGAGGGCGAGGCGATCAGTTGGCATGTGCAGGAAGTGCTGCGCGCGAAGAAGGCGCTGCCGCAGACGGTCGATCGGGTGACGTTCAACGCGATCACCAAGGCCGCCGTGCTGGAGGCCATGGCCAAGCCGCGTTCGCTGGACGAGGATCTGATCGATGCCTATCGGGCGCGGCGGGCGCTTGACTATCTGGTGGGCTTCACCCTGTCGCCGGTGCTGTGGCGCAAGCTTCCGGGCGCAAAGTCAGCGGGCCGCGTCCAATCGGTTGCGTTGCGCCTGGTGGTGGAGCGTGAGCGCGAGATCGAAAGTTTCGTGCCCCAGGAATATTGGTCGGTCACGGCCGAGATGGAGCAGGGTGGGCAGGGCTTCACCGCGCGTCTCATCCGTTGGAAGGGCGAGAAGATCGAACGCCTGACCATCGGCAAGGAAGGCGACGCCATGGCCGCGAAGGCGGACGTGGAGGCTGGGCGCTTCACCGTCGAGAAGGTCGAAACCAAGCCGGTTTCGCGCAATCCCCCGCCGCCTTTCACGACTTCGACGCTTCAGCAGGAGGCAGCGCGCAAGCTGGGCTTTTCGGCCAGCCATACGATGCGTGTGGCGCAGCAGCTCTATGAGGATGGCGCGATCACCTACATGCGTACCGACGGCGTGCAGATGGACGGCAGCGCCATCTCCGCCGCGCGAAAGGCGATCGCGGAGCGCTATGACGGTGGCTATCTGCCCGAAAAGCCGCGACAGTATCAGACCAAGGCCAAGAATGCGCAGGAAGCGCATGAAGCGATCCGTCCCACCGAATTTTCGCGGGACAAGGTCGGCAGCGGCGACCATGCCCGGCTTTACGACCTGATTTTCAAGCGCGCGCTGGCGAGCCAGATGGCTTCTGCGCGGCTGGAGCGGACGACCGTGGATCTGGTCGATGGCACCGGCCAGCATGCGCTGCGCGCCACCGGGCAGGTGGTGATTTTCGCGGGATTCCTGGCTCTCTACGAAGAGGGTCGCGATGACGCCGAGGATGATGACAGCAAACTGCTGCCGCGTATGAGCGCAGGCGACGCCCCGGCGAAGAAAAAGGTGATGGCGGAGCAGCACTTCACCCAACCACCGCCGCGCTATTCGGAAGCGAGCCTCGTCAAGAAGCTGGAGGAATTGGGGATCGGACGTCCGTCCACCTATGCTTCCACATTGCAGGTGCTGAAGGACCGCGACTATGTGCGGATCGAGAAGAACCGCTTCTTCGCTGAGGAGAGCGGGCGGCTGGTGACTGCGTTCCTCGAGCGCTTTTTCGAGCGATATGTGTCCTACGACTTTACCGCCGGGCTGGAAGATGAGCTGGATGAGATTTCCGGTGGCCGCGCGCAATGGCAGGCGGTGCTGGAAGCCTTTTGGCGAGACTTCAAACCGAAGACGGCCGAAGTCATGGAGCAGAAGCCTTCGGACATCACCGCCGAGCTGGACAAGTTCCTGGAACCGATGCTCTTTCCGCCCAAGGCGGACGGCAGCAATCCGCGTGCCTGCCCCTTGTGCGGCGACGGGCAATTGTCGCTGCGTGGTGGCCGGTTCGGTGCGTTTATCGCCTGCTCCAACTATCCCGAGTGCAAATTTACCCGGAAGTTCGGCCAGCCCGGTGTCAAGGACGGCGAGGATACAGGCCCCGAAGTGCTGGGGCAGCATCCCGAAACCGGGCTGGACATCACGAAAAAATCGGGTCGCTTCGGCCCCTATATCGAAATGGGGGAGGGCAAGGAGGCGAAGCGCGGCTCGATTCCCAAGGACCTGCCGGATGGCGAGTTGACGCTGGACTGGGCGGTGAAGCTGCTGAGCCTGCCGCGCGAGGTCGGGTTGCATCCGGAAACGGGCAAGCCCATCGTGGCGAATATCGGGCGCTTCGGGCCGTATTTGCTGCATGATGGCAAATATGGTCGGCTGTCCTCCACCGCCGAGATTTTCGAGGTGGGCATGAATAGCGCCGTCGTGAAGCTGGCGGAAGCCGCCAACAAGGGCCCGCGCGGCGGTGCGTCACGCGAACCGCTCAAGGTGTTGGGCCAGCATCCGCGGACCGAAGCCGAGATCAAGCTGATGGCCGGGCGTTATGGGCCTTATGTCACTGACGGGACGACCAACGCGACTTTGCCCAAGACGATCGAGCAGGATGCGTTGACGCTGGAGGAGGCTGCGCAGTTGATTGACGCGCGCGCGGCTGCCGCCCCGGCGAAGAAGGGGAAGAAGGCGCCTGCGAAAAAGGCCGCTGCCAAGAAGCCCGCAGCGAAGGCTGCGAAGAAGGCGCCCGCAAAGAAGAAAGCAGCGGCGGAGTAG
- the dprA gene encoding DNA-processing protein DprA — protein MSEQERFDRLRLIRSPRIGPVTFRHLIARFGKAGEALRAVPELAARGGGKASVADAGVVEKEIARSRSLGARYLLMGDKDYPFLLDQMEAAPPALIVRGDVGLAARPCVALVGARNASAAACRFARTLSQELGQQGAVVVSGLARGIDTAAHQGSVATGTIAVIACGIDIVFPPENEALQEQVAAEGLLVTEHPPGTQPLARHFPARNRIIAGLAAGTVVVEAAPRSGSLITARLAADAGREVMAVPGSPADPRAQGCNQLIRDGATLVQNGADVIEAIGGIGGRMVRQGRSGFDGEPVSSDVAGADRDIVSDLLGHSAVPVDEIIRLSMLSPAIVQTVLLELELAGRLERHAGGRVSLS, from the coding sequence GTGAGCGAACAGGAGCGATTCGATCGCCTCCGTCTGATCCGTTCGCCCCGTATCGGGCCGGTCACTTTCCGGCACCTGATCGCGCGTTTCGGCAAGGCGGGCGAGGCATTGCGGGCCGTGCCGGAACTTGCCGCGCGAGGCGGCGGGAAGGCGAGTGTTGCGGATGCAGGCGTGGTTGAGAAGGAGATCGCGCGGAGCCGGTCGCTGGGCGCGCGCTATCTGCTGATGGGCGACAAGGACTATCCATTTCTGCTGGACCAGATGGAGGCGGCTCCCCCCGCGCTGATCGTGCGTGGAGACGTTGGTCTGGCGGCGCGGCCATGCGTTGCGCTGGTGGGGGCGCGCAACGCCTCGGCTGCGGCCTGCCGCTTCGCCCGCACGCTATCGCAGGAGCTTGGCCAGCAGGGCGCAGTCGTTGTCTCTGGTCTGGCGCGCGGCATCGATACGGCGGCGCATCAGGGGTCGGTAGCCACCGGAACCATCGCCGTCATAGCCTGCGGCATCGATATCGTTTTTCCGCCAGAGAATGAGGCGTTGCAGGAACAGGTCGCGGCGGAAGGTCTGTTGGTGACCGAACATCCTCCGGGTACACAGCCGCTGGCGAGGCATTTTCCGGCGCGGAACAGGATCATCGCTGGGCTGGCCGCTGGCACGGTGGTGGTTGAGGCCGCGCCGCGGTCTGGATCGCTGATCACCGCTCGCCTGGCGGCGGACGCGGGGCGTGAGGTGATGGCAGTGCCCGGCTCGCCCGCCGATCCCAGGGCGCAGGGCTGTAATCAGTTGATCCGCGACGGCGCCACGCTGGTGCAGAATGGCGCGGATGTGATCGAGGCCATTGGCGGGATAGGCGGCCGAATGGTCCGGCAAGGGCGTTCGGGCTTTGACGGAGAACCCGTCTCGTCGGATGTGGCAGGCGCGGACCGGGACATCGTGTCGGACCTGCTCGGCCATTCCGCTGTGCCCGTAGACGAGATCATCCGTCTTTCCATGCTGAGCCCGGCGATCGTGCAGACGGTGTTGCTGGAGCTGGAGCTGGCGGGCCGCCTGGAACGCCATGCGGGCGGTAGGGTGAGCCTGTCATGA
- the plsY gene encoding glycerol-3-phosphate 1-O-acyltransferase PlsY, with the protein MTPAWLLPAFVLLISYLLGSIPFGLVLTRVTGAGDLRKIGSGNIGATNVLRTGRKGLAAATLLLDLLKGVAAVLIGAALIDGGGPMAGAMAFIGHCYPVWLRFAGGKGVATMMGVVSALYWPAGIVFALVWLGALFGTKWSSVGGMAAGISAPVALWFMGRIDLVPVTLGLALILLWRHRANIARLVRGEEPKIGAAKG; encoded by the coding sequence ATGACACCTGCCTGGCTACTTCCCGCTTTCGTCCTGCTGATATCCTATCTGCTGGGTTCCATCCCCTTCGGCTTAGTGCTGACGCGCGTCACTGGGGCCGGGGATCTGCGCAAGATTGGATCGGGGAATATTGGCGCCACCAACGTGTTGCGAACCGGGCGAAAGGGGCTGGCTGCCGCGACGCTGCTGCTTGACCTGCTCAAGGGCGTGGCGGCGGTGCTGATCGGCGCGGCGCTGATCGATGGCGGAGGGCCGATGGCGGGAGCGATGGCGTTTATCGGCCACTGCTATCCGGTCTGGTTGCGTTTTGCAGGCGGCAAGGGTGTTGCGACCATGATGGGCGTTGTGAGCGCGCTGTACTGGCCTGCGGGCATCGTCTTCGCTCTGGTCTGGCTGGGCGCGCTGTTCGGCACGAAATGGTCCTCGGTCGGTGGCATGGCAGCAGGGATCAGCGCGCCGGTGGCGCTGTGGTTCATGGGGCGGATCGACCTGGTGCCGGTGACCCTGGGACTGGCGCTGATCCTGCTTTGGCGGCACCGGGCGAACATCGCCCGGCTGGTCAGGGGCGAGGAGCCAAAGATCGGGGCGGCCAAAGGGTGA
- a CDS encoding PilZ domain-containing protein — protein sequence MDKNSANEQKRSSERHRRLLKAQMIHPRHGKIDIVVRDVSAQGIGGKCQLDLIAGEAVTICLPTHDPIAGRIAWCTKRSFGVKLDDGVDPAKVRISSDSGAEPYQAPERAQPAGDFKRPGFGRNRGR from the coding sequence GTGGATAAAAATTCCGCCAATGAGCAAAAGCGCTCGAGCGAACGCCACCGCAGGCTGCTCAAGGCGCAGATGATTCACCCCCGCCATGGCAAGATCGACATTGTCGTCCGTGACGTTTCGGCCCAGGGGATCGGCGGCAAATGCCAGCTTGATCTTATAGCCGGAGAAGCCGTCACCATCTGCCTGCCCACACATGATCCGATTGCAGGCCGGATTGCATGGTGCACAAAGCGGTCTTTCGGGGTCAAGTTGGACGATGGCGTCGATCCCGCCAAGGTACGGATTTCGTCGGATTCCGGAGCGGAACCTTATCAAGCGCCTGAACGCGCTCAACCTGCGGGCGACTTCAAACGGCCCGGATTTGGACGGAACAGGGGTCGCTGA
- the murI gene encoding glutamate racemase, translated as MKVASSAPLLFFDSGVGGLSILGPARAALPNAPVVYAADSAGFPYGTKSEAEIAARVPALLGRLVERFRPRLAVIACNTASTIALSAVRAALDIPVVGTVPAIKPAALLSKSRVFGVLGTDATVRQPYVDRLTAEFGADCTVLRHGSAALVQLAESKLRGEALDPNIARDALAGLIDQSGGDRMDTVVLACTHFPLVEEELMAAAPQPLKFVHGGDGIARRIAYLTQGQNWPASSPPGKAVFTRLDNSVATLAPALADFGLTQMEAL; from the coding sequence ATGAAAGTCGCATCATCCGCACCGTTGCTCTTTTTCGATTCCGGGGTCGGCGGCCTCTCCATTCTCGGTCCGGCCCGTGCGGCCCTGCCCAACGCCCCGGTCGTCTACGCTGCCGACAGTGCCGGATTCCCCTATGGGACAAAGAGCGAGGCGGAGATCGCGGCCCGCGTGCCCGCCCTGCTCGGGCGCCTGGTCGAACGGTTCCGGCCGCGGCTGGCGGTAATCGCCTGCAACACAGCCTCGACCATCGCTCTCTCGGCCGTCCGCGCCGCGCTCGACATTCCGGTGGTCGGCACCGTGCCCGCCATCAAGCCCGCTGCCCTGTTGTCCAAAAGCCGGGTGTTCGGCGTCCTTGGCACCGACGCGACGGTGCGCCAGCCCTATGTGGATCGCCTCACGGCAGAGTTCGGAGCTGACTGCACGGTCCTGCGCCATGGTTCGGCTGCGCTCGTTCAACTCGCCGAATCCAAGTTGCGCGGCGAAGCGCTCGACCCGAACATCGCCCGCGACGCGCTGGCCGGTCTGATTGACCAGTCCGGCGGGGACCGCATGGATACAGTCGTCCTTGCCTGCACGCATTTCCCGCTGGTGGAAGAAGAACTGATGGCCGCCGCTCCCCAGCCGCTCAAATTCGTCCATGGCGGCGATGGAATTGCCCGCCGCATCGCGTACCTCACGCAGGGTCAGAATTGGCCTGCGTCCAGTCCTCCAGGAAAGGCGGTCTTTACCCGCCTTGACAACAGCGTGGCGACGCTCGCCCCGGCGCTCGCCGACTTCGGTCTCACACAGATGGAAGCGCTGTGA
- the hemA gene encoding 5-aminolevulinate synthase: protein MNYKHIFAQAIDRLHSEGRYRVFIDILRNKGAFPNARCFHGHNGPKPITVWCSNDYLAMGQHPKVVAAMEEALHDVGAGSGGTRNIGGNTHYHVDLEAELADLHGKEAALLFTSGYVSNEATLSTLAKLLPGCIVFSDELNHASMIAGIRNSGCEKRVFRHNDVDHLRELLAAEDPETPKLIAFESVYSMDGDIAPIAAICDLADEFNALTYLDEVHAVGMYGPRGGGISERDEVADRLTIVEGTLGKAFGVMGGYIAADQMIVDVIRSYAPGFIFTTSLSPVLVAGVLASVRHLKGSSEEREGQQVAAATLKQLMADAGLPVMPSVTHIVPLMVGDPVKAKRISDILLAEYGAYVQPINYPTVPRGTERLRFTPGPAHSEDMMRDLVQALVEIWDRLELEIRKAA from the coding sequence GTGAACTACAAGCATATCTTCGCGCAGGCGATTGATCGGCTCCACAGCGAAGGCCGGTATCGCGTGTTCATCGATATATTGCGGAACAAGGGCGCTTTTCCGAACGCGCGCTGCTTCCACGGCCACAATGGCCCCAAGCCGATCACGGTCTGGTGCTCCAACGACTATCTCGCCATGGGCCAGCATCCCAAGGTGGTGGCCGCGATGGAAGAAGCGCTCCATGACGTCGGCGCAGGTTCCGGCGGCACCCGCAACATCGGCGGCAACACCCATTATCATGTCGATCTGGAGGCTGAACTTGCCGATCTGCATGGCAAGGAAGCGGCGCTGCTCTTCACCTCGGGCTATGTCTCGAACGAAGCGACGCTCTCGACTCTGGCAAAGCTGCTGCCCGGCTGCATCGTCTTTTCCGATGAACTCAATCACGCCTCGATGATTGCGGGCATCCGCAATTCGGGCTGCGAAAAGCGCGTGTTCCGTCACAATGACGTCGATCACCTGCGCGAGCTGCTCGCCGCCGAAGATCCCGAAACGCCCAAGCTGATCGCCTTTGAAAGTGTCTATTCGATGGACGGCGACATCGCCCCCATTGCCGCGATCTGCGACCTGGCGGATGAATTCAACGCGCTCACCTATCTGGACGAAGTCCATGCGGTCGGCATGTATGGCCCGCGCGGCGGCGGCATTTCGGAACGGGACGAGGTCGCCGATCGGCTGACCATAGTTGAAGGCACGCTGGGCAAGGCATTCGGCGTCATGGGCGGCTATATCGCGGCCGACCAGATGATAGTCGATGTGATCCGCAGCTATGCGCCCGGCTTCATCTTCACCACATCGCTTTCGCCCGTGCTGGTCGCAGGCGTGCTGGCGAGCGTGCGCCACCTCAAGGGCTCCAGCGAGGAACGCGAGGGCCAGCAGGTCGCTGCCGCGACCCTCAAGCAGCTGATGGCCGATGCCGGTCTGCCGGTCATGCCATCGGTCACACACATCGTCCCGCTGATGGTCGGCGACCCGGTCAAGGCCAAGCGGATCAGCGACATCCTGCTCGCTGAATATGGCGCCTATGTGCAGCCCATCAACTATCCCACCGTGCCGCGCGGCACCGAACGCCTGCGCTTCACGCCCGGACCGGCACATAGCGAGGACATGATGCGCGACCTCGTCCAGGCGCTCGTCGAAATATGGGATCGGCTTGAACTGGAAATCAGAAAAGCCGCTTGA
- a CDS encoding ligase-associated DNA damage response exonuclease, with product MPHWIEPHPTGIYVRPADAWIDPSIPQERALVTHGHADHARGGHGHVWATQETLAIMALRYGTASGTAVPYGDEIRMNGVRISYVPAGHVLGSAQIVLDHAGERVVITGDYKRRPDPTCKAFEPVPCDIFVTEATFGLPVFRHPDTGSEVDRLLAALHANPDRCLLVGAYALGKAQRLICEVRARGHHDPIYIHGAMERMCALYQRFGIDMGELRPATGIPAKDLRGHIVVSPPSALNDRWSRRLPDPVTAMASGWMRVRQRARQKNVELPLVISDHADWDELTDTIREVAPTETWITHGREEALLHWCMTHQIGARALALVGREDEDEG from the coding sequence ATGCCTCATTGGATCGAACCGCACCCCACCGGCATCTATGTCCGCCCTGCCGATGCCTGGATCGATCCATCCATTCCGCAGGAGCGCGCGCTCGTAACCCACGGCCACGCCGATCATGCGCGGGGCGGCCATGGCCATGTGTGGGCCACGCAAGAAACGCTGGCCATCATGGCGCTGCGCTACGGCACTGCGTCGGGGACCGCCGTCCCCTACGGTGACGAAATCCGCATGAACGGAGTCAGGATCAGCTACGTCCCCGCTGGCCATGTCCTGGGCTCCGCGCAGATCGTCCTGGACCACGCAGGGGAACGCGTCGTCATCACCGGCGACTACAAGCGCCGCCCGGACCCCACCTGCAAGGCATTCGAGCCGGTCCCCTGCGACATCTTCGTCACCGAAGCGACCTTTGGCCTGCCAGTCTTCCGCCACCCCGACACGGGCAGCGAAGTCGATCGCCTGCTCGCGGCGCTCCATGCCAATCCCGACCGCTGCCTATTGGTCGGCGCCTACGCTCTGGGGAAGGCGCAGCGGCTCATCTGCGAAGTACGCGCCAGGGGCCATCACGACCCTATCTACATTCACGGCGCGATGGAACGCATGTGTGCGCTGTACCAGCGGTTCGGCATCGACATGGGCGAACTGCGCCCCGCAACCGGCATCCCGGCAAAAGACTTGCGAGGCCACATCGTCGTTTCGCCTCCTTCCGCCCTCAACGATCGGTGGAGCCGCCGCCTGCCCGATCCCGTCACCGCCATGGCGTCAGGCTGGATGCGCGTCCGCCAGCGCGCCCGGCAAAAGAATGTCGAACTACCGCTGGTGATTTCCGACCATGCCGATTGGGACGAGTTGACCGACACGATCCGGGAAGTCGCCCCAACCGAAACCTGGATCACCCACGGCCGGGAAGAAGCCCTGCTCCATTGGTGCATGACCCACCAGATAGGCGCGCGGGCCCTGGCGCTTGTGGGCCGCGAGGATGAGGACGAGGGCTGA